GGAATACACGATTAGAGATGTGCAATCTAAGAACCATCCATTGAAGTAGTTCTGACGCCACTGCTGACTGCTTGGGGGAAAGTTGCGATATTCTGTGATTTATTGTAGAGGCGGAACTAGACGAAATGCCGAGGACGTTGGCGTACAAAAACGAGAAGTCATCCGAATCATTAAACGTCGAAGCCACAGAATGGTTCAGAACTCTTGAGAGCTTACAAGGATAATTCTGTCTTTTAAATTTGTCTCGGCAATGTCTAGATCCCTAACAGTGATAGCTTTGCTTCGTCGGGGCATTTTTATTCTAAAATTCTTAGCGTTCGGTGATGACATGCTTGGAACCGTAGAGGCCCAGGTAGAGTTTCTCTGGCCGAGGATGGTGTGGATGCCTCCTCATTCAAAATTATCCAAGGCAAATTCACAACCGTACAaatgcaggcaggcaggcaggcaggcaggcaggcaggcaggcaggcaggcaggcaggcaggcaggcaggcaggcaatgaAATTGACGGTTGGGTCGAAGGAAGGATAAGATAAGACCTCTTTCGTGGGTTTTTGCATAAAAGATTAGCCCTcagtgtgttagccagcgccgccaatGGCCAAGGCAGCTGGCGTGGAACTGTTTCATGTATGATAGAATATTGATCCTATGAATATTGTTATTATTCTTCGTGTACTCTCTCTTGCCACTAATAAATATGGTGATACTAGAAAATATTAAAACCTAGCAAACCAGTCGCTTCGTAAAAAGACCATTGGCAACAAAAAATAAACGAAACCTGGCCGATAGCTATTTCTTCGCCCTCATTGTAAAACTCAATCACTGAACTGCTTCTGTTTTTCAGCCAAACGCAGTTCCTAATGAACGTATCTCCTACGACAGCAGCGAGGTTCTGTAGCTTGTCGCAATACTTACTATATTTTTCTCCCTTGTGCACGTGTTTGACCGGCGTATGCCAGAGATAAGGCAGAGCCAGCCCACAGCACCTACTTCAGAGTGTCTTATCGCTCGTCGACGGGTTTTCGCGTCGGCAACGGCTTGATATGCCCGTCCCCCACACCACTGCTCCGTGGAGAGGCGCGAAAAGCAAGAGTACAGTGAACTTGCGGGCAGCCTCGGCGCCGCATAGTATGAAAGAAAGCTTGTCCGTGCCAAAATCGAGCATGCCTGCATAAATACTCCGACTATGGCCAATGagaataactattttttttagtCGAAAATAGCCACTATAGAAACGTGAACGTCGAACGTATAGACCATCCTTGCATTTTTTACTGGGAAGCTCATAGAAGAGGTTACGACGCTCCGGTTCCACAGGATTACAGATACTCACGGCCACAAGCCCGTGCCAAGCGTCATGGTGTGTGTAGGGCGGCTAAAGGATGACCCTCTATTTGGAGTCGACTCTCGGTGGAGCTGGATCACCGCCTTCTTTTGTGCCTGGGTACTGTTCCTGGGCATGGCGACACCCCGTATAGCTGGCATCTTCTTCTACGGAATCGTCGAGACATTCGGGGTAACCAGAGCGGAGGCTTCGTGGCCCGTGTCGCTGGCAGGTACCTTCACGGTTATGGGAGGTAGGTAATGAGTTGCCCATTTTCCTTCCTCACAATAGTTAATTGCTTCACATGTTTTCACTTCATCTATTCGATCCAGAAAGTGAACTTTGGTTTTCGGCATGCAGTCGTTTAAAACTAGGTCATATAGGATAAGAATTCAGTTGTATAACTAAAATCAAATCAATCTtgtaaagaaatacaaaaaatcaGGCAATGTAGATGCTTCAGGAGAAGCCTGATGCACCTACGTCATGCTTAGTAGCAAATTCAATGCCTTTTTAAAGGCGGAACTCAAATGTCCGCTTCCTGGACAGGCGCTTATTGCTAAGTGCTTTCATTCGTGCTCATTACCACGTGACGCTCAACGTGGATCTCTGGGCTGCACTCTTTAAACAGTTCTTCCCAAGCCCTACATTTGACTACCACCTGGAAGGCCTAATTTCATAACTTCGCTGTGTTTGGAGCATGTCTCTGTTGAATTCTAAATGTGTTACAACCGTATGTTGTTTCTTCAAAGCATAAAATGATGCCTAATAATGCTCTGGGCTATTGATTTATTGTGTGCATGCCTACggtgttctgttttctttttcaatgcagGCCCGATAGTTGGCTACCTCTGCCAACGTTTTTCGTGCCGGGCCGTCCTCTTAGTGTGCTCGTCTCTGGCAGGAATTGGGGCGAGTCTGTGCTTCCTGGCGAAAAGTCTGCTATTTATCACAATTTCCTTTGGATTTGTTCATGGTAACCATTGACTAGTAACGTCAACACTTTATAATATGTCCTGTATACGTTATTCGCTGAAGCAGTGACAGTTACTTTGTTGTATTTTATAATTTATTTGCTTCTTGGTAATTGTTCACTCTGCTGGATATCGCGTTCAATAGCCCTAACTGGCAGCACTAGAGAACTGAATGCCTGAGCATTTGTATAATTTTGTTCTTGCGTCTATAATATGAAGAAGACCACGTGGTGATAAATCTTTTGCCTCCATGCGGTTACTGGCACCAAGCTTTACACGAAAGAGTTTGAAGACTATGGAATGCGAGAATGTGTGCTACTTGCAGTCAGTACCGATACTTAAGAGAATGGTGACAACGTTTTTTGTGTGCGAGTGTTTTGGGTCCGTATATGATCAATACTTTTGCCGTGGGGGTTGCCTATGTGCGTCCCATTGCTCAACAAACATGGCAGCCTGGTAGTCATGCTAGTGCGATTATTAAGTCGTTAAATTAATGAATGTTTGAATACGCCTACTGAAACATTCTCATGTGCAGCTGAGCATAAAATGTATTGCGAACCAACCTCATTATCTTTTTAGGAATTTCATATTCATTGTGCAAAACCAATAACATTTGGAAGGCAAGGAAATTGAAGAATTTGTTAATAGAAGGATTGTACTGGTACGGCAAACTTGATGATTCTCTAAATAAAAGGAGTCGTTATTCTCTTTTGTAATACTAGAAAAGGCTCAAAATAAAGTAAAATTGCCGTTCATGCGCCCGATTCCGCTCACACGAGAACTGGTGGGCACTCTGACATGTCACACATTCTATGCGAATGAGTCACAGTGGAAGTCTTATTAGAATTATCTCGGTTGATCGTAGATAACGCAAACGTAAACAGATGAGGAAGCCAATATGTTCCGTCACAATGCATTTCATAGCATTAAAGCAATATTCGTAACCATTATCTCAAGATTTGTTGATAACTTGAAGCATAACTTGAAGATTCACCGCATGAAATCATAACATAttacttttgttgtttttttctcgcaGGTGGTGCGTTGTGCGGCTTGTTCGTTTCCTGCAATGTTTTGGTGGCCCAACACTTTGAGAAACGAAGAGCAACGGCCACCAGCCTAGTGTTCACCGTTTTCGGCATCAACTCCGTCGTAATTTCGCCGCTGCTCGAGTTCTTCCGAACAACTTACGGTGTCCGCGGTGCTTTTCTTCTCTACGGGGCGATTCTCCTAAATGCGGTTCCAGCCGTTATTATTCTCAGAAGCCCGCTATGGTTGACGAAGCAGAAAACTAGGAGAGTGCCGAAATGCGAAGAAGAGGACGAAGGAAACGTGTCGTGCGTTTTGATTGAATCAGCCAACGCGGACGCAGATGTCAGCAGTGGAATGGACAAAGAAAACGAATCTCAGCGCTCAAATCAAATATCAAACTGTGATCAATTGTCACCATCTTCTGTTAAACACAAAAATAGCATCTCCCATATCGAGCAGTTCTCACGCAAGAACTCCGTTACACTGATGGAAGCCAAGAAGGTCCTGCTACCATTTAGTCTTCCTAAAATGGCAAGGCAATTCTTGACATTGTCTTTTCTTGTTCACGCATTGTCTTACGCCGCCGTTGTGTTTACAGTTGGCGTCTTTGTCCTGATTCCGGCAGATCTCGCCAGTGACCGTGGCCTTAATCCTTCGAATGTTGTTTATTTCCTGCAAGCTTTCTCCGCAGCGGACATCGCCTTCAGATCGGTAGTGGGCATCGCCATTGATTCGCGTACCTTATCATATGAATCGATCATGCTACTCGGGTTCGCAGTGCAGGGACTCACTTACGAGTGGCTCGTCTGGGCGAATACACTACCGCAAATGATTACCGCTTCCGCCTTCGTGGGTGCCACGTATGGGTCAAGATCGTGCCTCCTGGCACCC
Above is a genomic segment from Dermacentor andersoni chromosome 8, qqDerAnde1_hic_scaffold, whole genome shotgun sequence containing:
- the LOC126526387 gene encoding monocarboxylate transporter 12-like isoform X1; this encodes MVCVGRLKDDPLFGVDSRWSWITAFFCAWVLFLGMATPRIAGIFFYGIVETFGVTRAEASWPVSLAGTFTVMGGPIVGYLCQRFSCRAVLLVCSSLAGIGASLCFLAKSLLFITISFGFVHGGALCGLFVSCNVLVAQHFEKRRATATSLVFTVFGINSVVISPLLEFFRTTYGVRGAFLLYGAILLNAVPAVIILRSPLWLTKQKTRRVPKCEEEDEGNVSCVLIESANADADVSSGMDKENESQRSNQISNCDQLSPSSVKHKNSISHIEQFSRKNSVTLMEAKKVLLPFSLPKMARQFLTLSFLVHALSYAAVVFTVGVFVLIPADLASDRGLNPSNVVYFLQAFSAADIAFRSVVGIAIDSRTLSYESIMLLGFAVQGLTYEWLVWANTLPQMITASAFVGATYGSRSCLLAPALVKDFGIGTLPVIMGGVFFCTGVSLLLRPPLIGHYRDTYGDYTGLLHLMAALNAFFVCIWTLKLVDKRRSKNTASLPPTTLKQNSISKNSSD
- the LOC126526387 gene encoding monocarboxylate transporter 12-like isoform X2 — translated: MVCVGRLKDDPLFGVDSRWSWITAFFCAWVLFLGMATPRIAGIFFYGIVETFGVTRAEASWPVSLAGTFTVMGGPIVGYLCQRFSCRAVLLVCSSLAGIGASLCFLAKSLLFITISFGFVHGGALCGLFVSCNVLVAQHFEKRRATATSLVFTVFGINSVVISPLLEFFRTTYGVRGAFLLYGAILLNAVPAVIILRSPLWLTKQKTRRVPKCEEEDEGNVSCVLIESANADADVSSGMDKENESQRSNQISNCDQLSPSSVKHKNSISHIEQFSRKNSVTLMEAKKVLLPFSLPKMARQFLTLSFLVHALSYAAVVFTVGVFVLIPADLASDRGLNPSNVVYFLQAFSAADIAFRSVVGIAIDSRTLSYESIMLLGFAVQGLTYEWLVWANTLPQMITASAFVGATYGSRSCLLAPALVKDFGIGTLPVIMGGVFFCTGVSLLLRPPLIGNITATATAEVRLECSQDFYRNKISYVLQSRHPHYIFQ